One stretch of Chaetodon auriga isolate fChaAug3 chromosome 18, fChaAug3.hap1, whole genome shotgun sequence DNA includes these proteins:
- the LOC143336357 gene encoding rho-associated protein kinase 2-like, with product MLGAESRQESRLKKLESLLRNPQSALNLETLLDSMNALAHDLNYPALRKSKNIEAFLNRYEKTVSQLRELQVKLDDFERVKLIGRGAYGEVQLVRHKTSRKVYAMKQLNKFEMIKRSDSAFFWEERHIMAFSNSPWVVQLCCAFQDERHLYMVMEFMPGGDLVTLTMNYDIPEKWARFYTAEVVLALNAIHSMGFIHRDVKPDNMLLDQHGHLKLADFGTCMKMDSTGMVHCDTAVGTPDYISPEVLQSQGGDGFYGRECDWWSVGVFIYELLVGETPFYAESLVGTYGKIMNHKNSLIFPDDVEMSQDAKDLICAFLTDRTVRLGRNGVDEIKCHPFFKNNQWTFDNIRETVAPVVPELNGDIDTSNFDDIEDEKRDAETFPPPRAFVGNQLPFVGFTYFKEDQLLKVHNNCSVEDSDDSKENAEDKEHCSDNNKELQKKLHQVEERLDHEMQARDELEHKCKNATNRLDKLVKELDKEMSSRQKVEASLRQLERERALLQHQSADNLRKVEIESDRKRSLENELNSLRDQLEDLRKRNQNSQISNEKNIQLQRQLEEANAVLQAEQEAAARLKKSQAEVQKQAQGLEHSLREMQEKCSQLENGKMELEKQLMGLQAELEEERRDRNLGTETITDLQGRISGLEEEVQEVKSSLSKVQTQKKQLQEKLNDLEKEKSNQEIDLTFKLRSLQQSLEQEEAEHKATKAKLADKNNIYQSIEEAKSEVLKEMECTLQEERSLKLQVEGKLLQLEKDHSMLDCDYKQTQHKLNELQAQKEKLSQEVKNLNLRLEQEIHKRTMSQSDLKMQNQQVSVLRSSEKQLKQELNHLLDMKQVLEKQNQELRREKQEAGGQLKELKDQLEAEQYFTTLYKTQIRELKDECDEKNKLYQEARQQLAEYEEERDSLTAQLEASLTKADSEQLARSIAEEQYSDLEKEKIMKELEIKDMMARHKQELIDKEATISSLEESNRTLTVDVANLASEKEELNNQLKEMQQQLQKAKEEEKQMNSIKVSFERQLQNERTLKIQAINKLAEVMNRRETARGGHRSIDTEVHRKEKENRKLQLELRTEKEKLNSTIIKYQREMMEMQALIAEENQVRLELQMALDSKDSDIEQLRCQLTSLSVHSLDSTSISSGNDLDMDGYPDSRLEGWISLPTKNSKRFGWDKKYIVVSSKKILFYNSEVDREQANPFMTLDIDKLFHVRPVTHTDVYRADPKEIPRIFQILYANEGEIKREQEVVVEPTPYGDRPSYISHKGHEFILTLYHFPSSCEACTRPLWHVFKPPPALECRRCHTKCHKDHLDRKEEVIVPCRVNYDMSTAKELLLLTNSQEEQQRWVSHLLKRIPRKHPTMSPPSAAQSTPPEATSRSSPRVSPRPSPRGSPHMSAHRGAIKIQPSRQQQSSGKPS from the exons gATTCCATGAACGCCCTGGCTCATGATTTGAACTATCCTGCCCTGCggaaaagcaaaaacatagAGGCCTTTCTGAACCGAT ATGAAAAGACGGTGAGTCAGCTGCgggagctgcaggtgaagctTGACGACTTTGAGAGGGTGAAGTTGATCGGGAGAGGAGCCTACGGAGAAGTGCAGCTG GTCCGCCACAAGACCTCACGGAAGGTTTACGCCATGAAGCAGCTCAACAAATTTGAGATGATCAAGCGGTCAGACTCTGCCTTCTTCTGGGAGGAGAGGCACATCATGGCCTTCTCCAACAGTCCCTGGGTGGTGCAG CTGTGCTGCGCTTTCCAAGACGAGCGCCACCTCTACATGGTGATGGAGTTCATGCCCGGGGGCGACCTGGTCACGCTCACCATGAACTACGACATACCTGAGAAGTGGGCCCGCTTCTACACAGCTGAGGTGGTGCTGGCGCTGAACGCCATCCACTCCATGGGCTTCATCCACCGTGACGTTAAGCctgacaacatgctgctggACCAGCACGGACACCTCAAACTGGCAGATTTCGGCACATGCATGAAGATGGACTCG ACAGGCATGGTGCACTGTGACACAGCTGTAGGCACACCAGACTACATCTCCCCCGAGGTGCTCCAGTCTCAGGGCGGGGATGGTTTCTACGGCCGAGAGTGCGACTGGTGGTCTGTAGGAGTCTTTATCTACGAGCTGCTGGTCG GTGAAACTCCCTTCTATGCCGAGTCCCTGGTTGGAACTTACGGGAAGATCATGAACCACAAGAACTCCCTCATCTTCCCAGATGATGTGGAGATGTCTCAGGATGCCAAAGACCTCATCTGTGCCTTTCTCACTGACAG GACGGTTCGTCTGGGCCGCAACGGAGTGGATGAGATCAAATGCCACCCGTTCTTCAAGAACAACCAGTGGACCTTTGACAACATCCGAGAGA CTGTGGCTCCAGTTGTTCCAGAGCTGAACGGTGACATAGACACCAGCAACTTTGACGACATAGAGGATGAGAAAAGAGATGCTGAGACCTTTCCTCCACCCAGAGCCTTTGTGGGCAACCAGCTACCATTTGTCGGCTTCACTTACTTCAAGGAGGACCA GCTGCTGAAGGTACATAACAACTGCTCTGTGGAGGATTCAGACGACAGTAAGGAAAACGCTGAGGATAAGGAGCATTGCTCAGATAATAATAAGGAG ctgcagaagaagCTTCATCAGGTGGAGGAGCGCCTCGACCATGAGATGCAGGCCAGAGATGAGCTGGAGCATAAGTGCAA aaATGCCACCAACCGTTTAGACAAGCTGGTCAAGGAGTTAGACAAGGAG ATGAGCAGCCGGCAGAAAGTCGAGGCCTCGCTAaggcagctggagagagagcgagctctgctgcagcaccagaGCGCCGACAACCTGCGCAAGGTGGAGattgaaagtgacagaaaacgCAGCCTGGAGAACGAAT TGAACAGCCTGAGGGACCAGCTAGAGGATCTCAGAAAGAGGAACCAGAATTCCCAGATCTCCAATGAGAAGAACATCCAGCTGCAGAGACAA CTCGAAGAGGCCAACGCTGTTTTGCAGGCTGAGCAGGAAGCGGCAGCGCGGCTGAAGAAGAGTCAGGCAGAGGTGCAGAAACAGGCGCAGGGCCTGGAGCACAGCCTCAGGGAGATGCAGGAAAAGTGCAGCCAGCTGGAAAACGGCaagatggagctggagaagcagcTGATGGGGCTGCAGgccgagctggaggaggagaggagagatcgCAACCTCGGGACCGAAACTATTACTGACTTGCAGG GACGTATCTCTGGCCTGGAAGAAGAGGTGCAAGAGGTGAAGTCTTCCCTCTCCAAGGTCCAGACTCaaaagaagcagctgcaggagaagctcAATGACCTCGAGAAG GAGAAGAGCAACCAAGAGATCGATCTGACGTTCAAGCTGAGGTCGCTGCAGCAGAgtctggagcaggaggaggcagaacaCAAGGCCACCAAAGCCAAGCTCGCAGATAAAAACAATATCTACCAGTCCATCGAGGAGGCAAAGTCTGAGGTTTTAAAAG aGATGGAGTGCACCCTGCAGGAGGAGCGTAGCTtgaagctgcaggtggaggggaagctgctgcagctagAGAAGGACCACTCCATGCTGGACTGTGACTACAAGCAGACGCAGCACAAACTGAACGAGCTGCAGGCACAGAAGGAGAAACTCTCACAAGAG gtaaAGAACCTGAACTTGCGCCTGGAGCAGGAGATCCACAAGCGGACTATGAGCCAGAGCGATCTGAAGATGCAGAACCAGCAGGTGTCGGTGCTCCGCTCGTCAGAGAAGCAGCTCAAACAGGAGCTGAACCACCTGCTGGACATGAAGCAAGTCCTGGAGAAACAGAACCAGGAGTTGCGCAG GGAGAAGCAGGAGGCGGGTGGCCAGCTGAAGGAACTGAAGGACCAACTGGAGGCAGAGCAGTATTTCACG ACCCTTTACAAGACGCAGATCCGTGAGCTGAAGGACGAGTGTGATGAAAAGAATAAGCTGTACCAAGAGGCACGGCAGCAACTGGCCGAATATGAGGAGGAGAG ggACTCCCTGACAGCCCAGCTGGAAGCCAGTTTGACCAAGGCAGACTCTGAGCAGCTGGCTCGCTCCATCGCTGAGGAGCAGTACTCCGacctggagaaggagaagatcatgaaggagctggagatAAAAGACATGATGGCGAGACACAAACAGGAGCTCATCGACAAGGAGGCCACCATCAGCTCG ctggaAGAGTCTAATCGCACTCTGACGGTGGACGTGGCGAACCTGGCTAGCGAGAAAGAGGAGCTCAACAACCAGctgaaagaaatgcagcaac AGTTACAGAAAgccaaggaggaggagaagcagatgaACTCAATCAAAGTGTCCTTTGAAAGGCAGCTGCAGAATGAAAGGACACTAAAaattcag GCTATCAACAAGCTGGCTGAGGTGATGAACCGTAGGGAGACGGCACGAGGAGGCCACAGAAGCATCGACACCGAGGTGcacaggaaggagaaggagaacaggaagctgcagctggagctgagaacagagaaggagaaactCAACAGCACCATCATCAAATAccagagagagatgatggagatGCAGGCG CTGATAGCAGAAGAGAACCAGGTGCGTCTGGAGCTTCAGATGGCGTTGGACAGCAAAGACAGCGACATCGAGCAGCTGCGTTGCCAGCTCACCTCCCTCAGCGTTCACTCACTGGACTCCACCAGCATCAGCAGCGGCAACGACCTGGACATGGACGGATACCCAG ACTCCAGGCTGGAGGGCTGGATTTCACTTCCTACCAAGAACTCAAAGCGGTTTGGCTGGGACAAAAAG TATATAGTTGTGAGCAGTAAAAAGATCCTGTTCTACAACAGCGAGGTGGATCGAGAGCAGGCTAACCCTTTCATGACCCTGGACATCGA taAGCTGTTTCATGTCCGACCGGTCACACATACTGATGTGTACCGTGCAGATCCGAAAGAAATACCAAGGATATTCCAG aTCCTGTACGCCAATGAAGGCGAGATTAAACGTGAACAGGAGGTTGTAGTGGAGCCCACGCCGTACGGGGATCGACCCTCTTACATCAGCCACAAGGGCCACGAGTTCATCCTCACTCTCTACCACTTCCCCTCGAGCTGCGAGGCCTGCACTCGGCCCCTGTGGCACGTTTTCAAGCCCCCGCCGGCCCTCGAGTGCCGCCGCTGCCACACCAAGTGCCACAAAGATCACCTGGACAGAAAGGAGGAAGTTATTGTGCCCTGCAGGG TGAACTATGACATGTCCACTGCCAAAGAGCTGCTCCTGCTGACCAACtctcaggaggagcagcagcgcTGGGTCAGCCACCTCCTCAAACGCATCCCGAGGAAACACCCGACGATGAGTCCTCCCTCCGCAGCACAAAGCACCCCTCCTGAGGCGACGTCACGCTCCTCTCCACGAGTTTCCCCGCGACCTTCACCCAGGGGCTCACCTCATATGTCGGCCCATCGCGGAGCCATCAAGATCCAgcccagcagacagcagcagtcatcAGGCAAGCCCAG